AATCTTCGCAATTCTGGGTAGAGGAGACATTATGATTatgaaaagattctcatgccagaggctccaatgcCCCAGAgtctacccccacacacaccacgaTAAACCTAAGCTATGTAGTGCATTGGCAAAAAATTACCAAACACCCACAATACTAGCAGTGAATTGCTGGGTGATGCCAACAAGCAGCAAGACTAAAAACATGAGAACAGAGTAAGATACATCAGGACATGGCTGGTGAGGGGATCAGGCCACATCTGATAGGCCACCCTGAGGGTCCAAACATGACACAAGGCAGCAGGCCACTGACAATGGGGGCGTATTTTGATAAATTAAAATGCACAGGCTAGCCAGAGCTAATCTACTCTCAGCcatcttaaaccccaagacagagCTGAGAGGAAGGTGACTACTGAGCCCCAAAAAGAGAAGCTGTGTGTCACATACGGCATAAGTTTAAAAACACTCAAAATCAGGGCTTGAGTTCAAGCCCATCTCCACccgcagggaaaaagcttcacaagtaattaagtcgtgttgcaggtgtctccctccctcattaATTCCTCCATGTGCCTTTTTTTAAGACCAAGAatcaaggctggggagacagcacaatggttatgcaaaaagcttctcccccagccccaccataagctagaggtgagcagtgctgagTACTGATAGGCTGAAGAATACGATacgtgggctggggaaacagcagcaGCATAACACCAGGACCTGGCTGGTGAGGGAGGTCAGGCCACATACAAGCCACTGACCGTAATAGTTCAGGACAAGTAGCTAATAGGCACCAGACAAGGTTTGATCTCATCTGCTTCAAAACACACTCTGCAGATCTCATTTACTACTTACAGAATCTCAACACACAGGTGAATTGTCAGCCCCGTTTAGTCTAAATAGTCCTACATAGTAATAGTGCCCTATTTCCAAGAGCTGCTCTCATTGTCTGATCACTGACAGATTAAGTTTACAACCTAAGAAAAGGTACAATAAAAatgtcttgggagtcaggcagtagcacaggttaagtgcacatggcacaaagctcaaggactggcgtaaggatccagatttgagtccccggctccccaccttcagggggtttgcttcacaagcggtgaagcaggtctgcaggtgtctgtcctctccatctctctgtcctatccagcaacgacaacaataaaacaacaagggcaacaaaagggactaaataaatatttttaaaaagtttttaaatatctttacttgttggatagggacaaaagagaaattcagaggggaggggaagatagagggagagagacagatacctgaagccctgctccaccacttggaaagctttcctcctgcaggtggggaccgggggctcaaacctgtgtccttgcgcactgtcatgtgtgcacttaaccaagtgcgtcaCTATCCAGCCCCCCCAAAACGCATATTTAAGACATTAATCTGAGAAAACCAGCAACTATTCTAGGGGAGTGCCTTGAAAAGAATCTGCTAACCATGGCCACAATGTCCTTGCCCGGACAGCTCTGGAAGGAAGACACCTACCTTGCTGGGGTGGATGCCTACATGGACGGTCGTGCCATTGGCCTTCTCTCGCTGCACTCGCTCGATGTAGATGACGTATTTCTTCCTGTAAACCTGGACTACTTTGCCGATCTGCTGTCCCTTGTAGTGCCCTCGAACAACCTAAATGCAAACGTGAAGTGGGCAGGTTAAACAAACTTAACCTTGTTGAACCAGGAAAAGTGAATAAGCATTCTTCACTCAGATCCACAGAACTTTCCATTGGAGAGTCTATGCAAAGACCTTCGTGCCTGAGGCAAAAGTCCTGGGTTTCATCCCTGTAAGTCACCAGCACTGAGTcatcagaactgagtagtgctttggttaaaaaaaaaaaaaaaagccaacaaactTGGGTTTTGGTAGAAAACGAGCCAGTAACTCGTTTGAATTAACTTGTAAATCTACGTATTCCTTAAAGATCAATGTGCATTTCATCGGGAGCACAAGGTGGGCTTGTTATTAGGATCAACCCAGAGTCCCTTCCAAACCGACTGGCAACCTGAACACCACGGGAGCACTCAGCGGGCGCTTCTCAACCCACTTCACTGCTCGGGAGCTGGTTCCATTCTAACCTTATGAAGCACTACTGGTCACACAGGATACCCTTTAAGGTTCATATCATCAACACGAGAGAGGACCAGAGCGTTACTCTGGGCACACGCGACACCTGGGAATTACCCCCAAGACCTCACAGTCCACAGCTCTACGTCCTGATGCCACCTCTCCTGCTGTGaccttattctctctttttttttttctttttcccaccgTGGCTGCCGTTAGAGGCCCGGGACAACCGATTTCCACTTAAAAGAGGCACCGTGGTGGATTCAAATGTAGCGCGTacccttttcatttttaaaaaacggttttcattattgttttatttctaccagagcactgctcagctctggcttaacggtggtactggggattgagccgggactctggagcctcaggcccgAGAGTGTCTTTGGttcataaccactgtgccaccccccccatCCATTCACGCATCTGCCCGACTCTGCAACTCTCCGGGGGGGACGACGTTACGAGACGAACTCGCCTACCTGGGCCGGGGAGACGCGGCACGTACCTGGACTTCGTCGTCCTTGCGGATGGGCATGGAGCGAACGTTGTACTTCTGCCTCAGCTctttggagagaggggaagacatgaTCTTGCGGCGGATGTGGGACGGCGCATTGAAATGCCTCTTGCGGTTCTTGCTCCGGTCGGAGGTCACGAAGGGGTTGAACTTCATTTTGGCTGAATGAAACGTGTGAAGGGGGTTGAAACCCACAAGACCAACAGAAGTCTCACTCGCAGTTTAGAAACTCTTGACATTGACtcccatcaaaaagaaaaaaaaactgctcaattcaacagtttatcaactgggaattttttttttactttgcttttttcttttttgatggcacccaatgtatttattttatttttttatttaagaaaggattaacaaaaccatagggcaggaggggtacaactccacacaattcccaccgcccaatctccatatcccaccccctcccccgatagctttcccattctctatccctctgggagcatggacccagggtcattgagggttgcagaaggtggaaggtctggcttctgtaattgcttccccgctgaacatgggcgttgactgtcaACTGGGAATTTCAGTCGGCATACGCgctcatgcaaacagactctcacgcccaaaggccccaggttcgacccccaacaccagaagccagaacccagCAGCTCCGCTAATCAGCGAACATGGGGGGAGCGTGCactggagaaaaaggaagaactgAGTTTCCTCTAACACACTCGTTTTAATGTTTACGTTTCTTGCCTAACGCTACCTTAACTCCAGAACTATGTAAAGAACTCGCATCTCCTTTGAAAGCAAAGCAGAGCAAGACCATTCTTCAAGCGTTACACCCCATCTCAGAAAAGAATCACAATGTTACTGCTCTACAGACGTGACAGAGGCGGCCCCGCAAACTCCTATCACCGCCCTCTCCCCACCCCGAACCTGGGGAAAGCTGCAGGGTCCAAAAACGTCTTCCGAATGGCCAACGATGGCCGGAAAAGTTCTGTGATTTTACCAAAATGTTATTTCGAGACCATTGTTTTAAGAAAATGCACTGCTTCGCTCTTGCTCCATCTCTACAGGATCTCTACCATCCAGGTTCCGACCCCCAAGCTCCCTTCCATCTCCCTTCCTCGTATGGAAAACACGGCAAGAACATCATGGCCTCTCTCCCTGGGAACTTCGGCAGAAGACTGGGGTCCTCAGGACCAAGACCCATTATTCCCATGAACGGATGGTGACGGATTCACAAACATTTCCCCAGCCAACACTTACCCGCTGGAGCACCGGCGATGGCCGCAAAACGGAAGAGAACCACACGCTATTTCCGGTTGTGTAAGTTAACAAGAGATATCGCGAGACCCAGTGTGTCTTGCTGAATGAGAGAGGCTCTGAGTTTAAGCGGAAATAGAAAAGCGGGAAATAAATTGATATTAGCGTCACCTGGCGGctaggagaggaactgcaagCAACTACAATGCCTCCCTTGACAGAATCTAggtggggcctttttttttttgctctgatttaGGTATTTGCATGCTCTAGGAAGGGTTCTTCCGCGGCGAGTGGGGGCCGCTTAGGGTCGGACTATCCCGAAGGGCGATAGGAGAGCGGGCGGCGCCCAGCGGCCTCTGGCCTTTCACCCCCAGCCCTGGCTCTCTCAACTTACatggaaaatggattccagaagaatttaaagacgggtgctgtctttcttgatctcacagcagcctatgacacggtctggcaccgtggtctcctagtcaagatctcaagatgcctgcctccatgggtggccaacactatatcgtttcttctccaaaacagaagattccgggtgcatctgggtgacaagtctaacagatggagacttgtctcaagtggcctcccccagggctctgttctgactcctatgctatttaatatttacatcaatgacctcccagaaacttcttcaaggaagttcatctacgccgatgacatctgctgtgcaactcaggcatccaagttcgacatcctcgaggaaacactcacgaaagacatgtctctgatatctgattactgtaaaaaaaggcgactaatccctagcactgaaaaaacggtatcatctgttttccatctacaccatgcctcagcctcgcgtgagcttaatgtgcagcttggcgatacgagaatccggcatgaagcccagccagtctatcttggcgttactctcgatcgcactctgtcatttcacgaacatctcagtgagcttaatgtgcagcttggcgatacgagaatccggcatgaagcccagccagtctatcttggcgttactctcgatcgcactctgtcatttcacgaacatctcataaaaactgcagcaaaggtgggcgcgaggaatcacatcattgcaagactggccagctcctcatggggcgcgagcgcttccacactacgatcatcctctctggcattatgctattccactgcagaatactgtgccccggtatggttccgtagcccccatgtccacttggtcgattccaaattatattcctccatgaggataatttctggaaccatccgttccaccccggtcccatggctgccagttcttagcaacatcaccccgccagatgttcgtcgggatgcggcatcatctaagttcatttcccacgtctacgctctaccggacctgccaatatacgcggatatcttcacccaccctgtccaacgcttgacgtctcgtcacccaatctggtcccctacgcctacaatgaacttctctgttccagactcttggaaacagagttggcagtcagctgaggtaaagaacaaacacctcatcacagacccctgcaagtgtcaacccggctttgacctagcacgttatgatcgggccctcctcaatcgctatcgaacaggccatggccggcgcgccgctatgttccatcgctggggagccagagacgacccgaattgcccctgcggctccagacagactatgacccacatagtcaacgactgccacctctccagattcaaaggaggtctcgaaactttacatcaggctcaacctgacgctgttgactggctacggaagaagggcaaacgctagaagaagaagaacccccAGCCCTCGGGAGGCCCATGAGCTGCATTTCCTTTTGGCCCCCAGGTGGCGCTAGGAGGGCGCCTGCGTCTCCTGTCCTGTTCTGTCGGGACAGCGCGGACTCCGCCAGGCTGGGGGCGTGGGCGGCGAGTGTGCGGTTAACCGGAGTGTgcgcccgccccccgcccccagcatcTTTCTCGCCCCCCGCCGCACGCCGGGCCGTGGGTTGGTTTCTGCCGAATGTGAATAATACACGTGTCACGCCAACGGAACGCACCCACTTCGTAATGATCGGAGCTGTAAACGACACAGTTCTTGACGCCTTAGTCCACCGAGTACTCTGATGGGGACACGGAGCCACAGGGAGTGAGAGCGATCTGCAAGGTTGGGGCCGGTGGCATAGCTCACTCGGGCAGTGCGCTGCGTTGCTGTGTccgacccgggtttga
Above is a window of Erinaceus europaeus chromosome 12, mEriEur2.1, whole genome shotgun sequence DNA encoding:
- the RPL26 gene encoding large ribosomal subunit protein uL24; this encodes MKFNPFVTSDRSKNRKRHFNAPSHIRRKIMSSPLSKELRQKYNVRSMPIRKDDEVQVVRGHYKGQQIGKVVQVYRKKYVIYIERVQREKANGTTVHVGIHPSKVVITRLKLDKDRKKILERKAKSRQVGKEKGKYKEETIEKMQE